From Leptotrichia wadei, one genomic window encodes:
- a CDS encoding 2-hydroxyacid dehydrogenase, which translates to MKIVVFDAKPYDIEFFDKWNETFGANITYFEEKLSLKNVMLTKYQDVVCTFVNDDLNAKVLDILSKNGVRVIAARCAGYNNIDLKAARENRITVLRVPAYSPYAVAEHALALLMSVNRKTHKAYNRTREGNFSLAGLTGMDLNGKTAGIIGTGRIARIFIRILNGLGMKVIGYDKFPNEQAAKEENFTYVTLDEVFAKSDVISLHCPLFPETRHTINKDTIAKMKDGVIIINAARGGLIDTEALVEGLKDKKIGGAGLDVYENESSYFFEDESASVLEDDLLARLLSFNNVVLTSHQAFLTTEALDNIAEATFNNILSYVKEEPLKNEVWYNEETGKVVEGLRK; encoded by the coding sequence ATGAAAATTGTAGTTTTCGATGCAAAACCTTATGATATCGAATTTTTTGACAAATGGAATGAAACTTTTGGAGCTAATATTACTTATTTTGAGGAAAAATTAAGCTTGAAAAATGTAATGCTTACAAAATATCAAGATGTTGTATGTACATTCGTAAATGATGACTTAAATGCGAAAGTATTGGATATACTTTCAAAAAATGGAGTTAGAGTAATTGCGGCAAGATGTGCTGGTTACAACAATATTGATTTAAAAGCTGCCCGTGAAAACAGAATTACCGTTTTAAGAGTTCCTGCATACTCACCGTATGCTGTTGCTGAACATGCGTTAGCACTTCTTATGTCAGTAAATAGAAAAACTCACAAGGCTTATAACAGAACAAGAGAAGGAAACTTCAGCCTAGCAGGATTAACTGGAATGGACTTGAATGGTAAGACAGCTGGAATTATAGGAACTGGTAGAATAGCAAGAATTTTCATAAGAATTTTAAATGGATTAGGAATGAAAGTTATTGGTTATGATAAATTCCCTAATGAACAAGCTGCAAAAGAAGAAAATTTCACTTATGTGACATTAGATGAAGTATTTGCAAAATCTGATGTAATTTCATTGCATTGTCCATTATTCCCTGAAACAAGACATACAATTAACAAAGATACTATTGCTAAGATGAAAGACGGTGTTATTATCATTAATGCTGCCAGAGGTGGATTAATTGATACAGAAGCATTAGTTGAAGGATTAAAAGATAAAAAAATTGGTGGAGCTGGACTTGATGTTTATGAAAATGAAAGCAGCTACTTCTTTGAAGATGAATCAGCAAGTGTGCTAGAAGATGATTTATTAGCTAGATTGTTATCATTTAACAATGTTGTGCTAACTTCTCACCAAGCCTTCCTAACAACAGAAGCATTGGATAACATCGCTGAAGCAACATTCAATAACATCTTATCTTATGTTAAAGAAGAACCATTGAAAAATGAAGTTTGGTATAACGAAGAAACTGGTAAAGTTGTTGAAGGTTTAAGAAAATAA
- a CDS encoding aspartate kinase has protein sequence MALIIQKYGGTSVADAERVKEVAKRVVRYKKAGHDVIVVVSAPAGRTDALVKRAYELSDTPNKRELDMLLTSGEQISIASLAIAVEELGEKAVSLNAFQVNFKTTPVHTKAKIINIDTQIIQEKLDEGNVVVFAGFQGITENNEITTLGRGGSDTTAVALGAALEADEVEIYTDVDGVYTADPRIVKNARKLETISYQEMLELAASGAKVLHPRSVEIAAKYGIKIHLRSSFDDSTGTIVQKDEEFEKLKNQNVDTEGEAMEKVKIAGITSSKNEGKITLFGVPDKPGIAAKVFSRLAKEKISTDIILQSSSINKELNNISFTVKIDDLKEAVAISEQIKEKIGAEGVSYKEKIAKVSVVGIGLKSHYETTAEIFDTLAENGINIDMISCSEINVSCIIHEDDVNKAVNALHKRFIENED, from the coding sequence ATGGCTTTAATTATACAGAAATATGGTGGAACTTCCGTTGCTGATGCAGAACGTGTAAAGGAAGTGGCTAAACGGGTTGTAAGGTATAAAAAGGCTGGACATGATGTAATTGTCGTTGTATCTGCGCCAGCTGGAAGAACTGATGCATTGGTAAAAAGAGCTTATGAACTTTCAGATACACCGAATAAACGTGAACTTGATATGCTTTTAACTTCTGGAGAGCAAATTTCTATTGCATCTCTTGCGATTGCAGTTGAGGAACTGGGAGAAAAGGCTGTTTCACTAAATGCGTTTCAAGTTAATTTTAAAACAACGCCTGTACATACAAAGGCAAAAATAATTAACATTGATACACAGATTATACAGGAAAAATTAGATGAAGGAAATGTAGTAGTATTTGCAGGATTTCAAGGAATTACTGAAAATAATGAAATTACTACGCTTGGACGTGGCGGTTCTGATACGACTGCTGTTGCTTTGGGAGCGGCGCTTGAGGCTGATGAAGTGGAAATTTATACTGATGTTGACGGAGTTTACACTGCAGATCCAAGAATTGTTAAAAATGCAAGAAAATTAGAGACAATCTCTTACCAGGAAATGCTGGAGCTGGCTGCTTCCGGAGCAAAAGTTCTACATCCAAGATCAGTTGAAATTGCCGCAAAATATGGCATAAAAATACATTTACGTTCATCATTTGACGATTCTACCGGAACAATTGTTCAAAAGGATGAGGAATTTGAAAAATTGAAAAATCAAAATGTTGACACAGAAGGAGAAGCTATGGAAAAAGTAAAAATCGCAGGTATCACATCTTCTAAAAATGAAGGAAAAATCACGCTTTTTGGAGTGCCTGACAAGCCAGGAATTGCCGCAAAGGTATTTTCTAGACTTGCAAAAGAAAAAATAAGCACTGATATAATTTTACAAAGTTCAAGTATTAACAAAGAATTAAATAACATTTCATTTACTGTAAAAATTGATGATTTAAAGGAAGCTGTGGCTATTTCAGAGCAAATTAAGGAAAAAATCGGAGCTGAAGGAGTTTCTTACAAAGAAAAAATTGCAAAAGTTTCCGTTGTTGGAATCGGTCTTAAGAGTCATTACGAAACTACTGCCGAAATTTTTGATACACTTGCTGAAAATGGAATAAACATTGATATGATTTCCTGCTCAGAAATTAATGTTTCTTGCATTATTCACGAAGATGATGTAAATAAAGCAGTAAATGCGTTACATAAAAGATTTATTGAAAATGAAGATTAA
- a CDS encoding homoserine dehydrogenase, translated as MKIGIIGLGTVGEGVLKVLTKEKESIFEKSRADIEVKYACDLNIDREFSFDFDKSILTNDYKKVLNDPEIKIVVELIGGETIAKKIIIEAFQAKKSVVTANKALIAKFGVELFQIAKENGVSFLFEAAVGGGIPIVTPLMESLVANTITEIRGIMNGTSNYILTKMKEDNLSFDEALKIASEKGYAEADPTFDVDGIDAGHKINILASLAYGGSIKFKDMQLSGIRDISTVDIFSANKLNLTIKLIASSKLLSEKSAQISVEPTLIPSSEILAKVDDVYNAIETTGSYTDKTLFYGKGAGMDPTASAVVADIVKIVTRNHIESDYFFNSTKVFEIVDSNTVKDSYYVRVSDDFDIENSPFELINQIENYYIILADNLSKNEINEILKDAKEKLVLRIMK; from the coding sequence ATGAAAATAGGAATTATTGGATTGGGAACTGTTGGTGAAGGAGTTCTCAAAGTGCTAACAAAAGAAAAAGAAAGCATTTTTGAAAAATCAAGAGCTGATATTGAAGTAAAATATGCATGTGATTTAAATATAGATCGTGAATTTTCATTTGATTTTGATAAATCTATTCTTACAAATGACTATAAAAAGGTGTTAAACGATCCTGAAATCAAAATCGTTGTGGAACTTATCGGCGGAGAAACTATCGCAAAAAAAATAATCATTGAAGCATTTCAAGCTAAAAAAAGTGTCGTTACAGCAAACAAGGCACTAATTGCAAAATTTGGAGTTGAATTATTTCAAATTGCAAAAGAAAATGGCGTATCATTCTTATTTGAAGCGGCTGTAGGTGGAGGAATTCCTATTGTTACGCCTTTAATGGAAAGTTTAGTTGCAAATACAATTACTGAAATCCGTGGAATTATGAACGGAACTTCAAATTACATTTTGACAAAAATGAAAGAAGACAACTTATCGTTTGACGAAGCATTAAAAATTGCCTCTGAAAAAGGATATGCAGAAGCTGATCCTACATTTGACGTAGATGGAATTGATGCAGGACATAAAATTAACATTTTGGCTTCACTTGCCTATGGAGGTTCAATTAAATTCAAAGATATGCAGTTATCAGGAATTAGAGATATTAGCACAGTTGACATTTTCTCTGCAAACAAACTAAATTTGACTATAAAGTTAATCGCAAGTTCAAAATTATTATCTGAAAAATCAGCACAAATTTCAGTTGAACCGACATTAATTCCAAGCAGTGAAATCTTAGCAAAGGTTGACGATGTCTACAATGCAATTGAAACAACAGGTTCTTATACAGATAAGACTTTATTTTATGGAAAAGGTGCTGGAATGGATCCAACTGCTTCAGCAGTAGTAGCTGATATTGTAAAAATTGTAACAAGAAACCATATTGAATCAGATTACTTCTTCAATTCTACAAAAGTATTTGAAATTGTAGATTCAAACACAGTAAAAGATTCTTACTATGTAAGAGTTTCAGATGATTTTGACATAGAAAATTCACCATTTGAACTAATAAATCAAATTGAAAATTACTACATTATCTTGGCAGATAATCTTTCAAAAAATGAAATTAACGAAATTTTGAAAGATGCTAAAGAAAAACTTGTATTGAGAATTATGAAATAA
- a CDS encoding DUF7677 family protein codes for MKISKYVQGAVRQFSYWFFNGTLGYDILENIDYLSTVREEPSCGELAFAIFMNNLEIDSEGRVLNYKYCENRAAEYIKRYHDPNFIMNPKLEEWETYLYPVSEESYTY; via the coding sequence ATGAAAATTAGCAAATATGTACAGGGAGCAGTAAGACAATTTTCCTATTGGTTTTTTAATGGAACTTTAGGTTATGATATACTTGAAAATATTGATTATTTATCAACTGTGAGGGAAGAACCTAGCTGTGGAGAATTAGCTTTTGCTATCTTTATGAATAATTTAGAAATTGATTCAGAAGGAAGAGTATTAAATTATAAATATTGTGAAAATCGTGCTGCAGAATACATTAAAAGGTATCATGATCCTAACTTTATTATGAATCCTAAACTTGAAGAATGGGAAACATATCTTTATCCAGTTAGCGAAGAAAGTTACACTTATTAA
- a CDS encoding 1-deoxy-D-xylulose-5-phosphate synthase yields the protein MALEKVNSPKDLKKLKREELVELAADIRKALLNRLTNYPKGGHVGPNFGVVEMTIALHYVFNSPIDKIVFDVSHQAYPHKILTGRKAGFLYEDKFKTVNGYTDQDESEHDFFRVGHTSTSVSLATGLAKARDLRGAKENIIALIGDGSLSGGLAYEGLSNAAEQGGNLIIIANDNDQSIAENHGGLYKNLRELRESNGEAPNNFFKSLGLDYRYVADGHDINKLIEVFEEVRDIDHPIVLHIHTIKGKGLPYAEKDREPWHYNANFDPKTGEPKTKPEPKEDFGTITFDFLTDKMEKDPTVTFINAGVPMGFGFTKDRREKLDKLRKQYVDVGIAEEHATTFSSGMATNGAKPVFGVISTFVQRTYDQISNDIAINKAPTVTLVFGGTLKGMNDVTHLGYFDIPMISNIPNIVYLAPTTKEEYLAMLDWAIDQNENPVFIKVPGGAVQHSETDVDKDYSNLNSYKVVEKGKDVAIVGLGEFFALGKEVKELLKEKDGIDATLINPRFISGLDENLLNELKQNHKLVVTLESGQKEGGFGTKISSFYGTSDMKVLNVGAKKEFTDEVPYDVFFEENRLTKEQIVEDILMAIK from the coding sequence ATGGCATTAGAGAAAGTAAATTCACCTAAAGATTTAAAAAAATTAAAAAGAGAAGAGTTGGTTGAATTAGCGGCTGATATAAGAAAAGCGTTATTAAATAGATTGACGAATTATCCTAAAGGAGGACATGTAGGTCCTAATTTTGGTGTGGTTGAAATGACGATTGCTTTGCATTATGTGTTTAATTCGCCAATTGATAAAATTGTGTTTGATGTGTCGCATCAGGCTTATCCGCATAAAATTTTAACAGGGAGAAAAGCTGGATTTCTTTATGAGGATAAATTTAAAACTGTTAACGGATATACTGATCAAGATGAAAGTGAGCATGATTTCTTTAGGGTTGGACATACTTCAACATCAGTTAGTTTGGCGACAGGACTTGCAAAAGCTAGAGATTTGAGAGGTGCTAAAGAAAATATAATTGCATTGATTGGAGATGGTTCGTTAAGTGGAGGACTTGCTTATGAAGGATTGAGTAATGCTGCTGAACAAGGAGGAAATCTGATAATTATTGCGAATGATAATGATCAGTCAATTGCGGAAAATCATGGTGGATTGTATAAAAATTTAAGGGAATTGAGAGAAAGTAATGGTGAGGCACCAAACAATTTCTTTAAATCACTTGGTTTGGATTATAGATATGTGGCCGATGGACATGATATTAATAAATTGATTGAAGTATTTGAAGAAGTGAGAGATATTGATCATCCAATAGTTTTACATATTCATACAATAAAAGGAAAAGGATTGCCATATGCTGAAAAAGATAGAGAACCTTGGCATTATAATGCAAACTTTGATCCAAAAACAGGTGAACCAAAAACTAAACCTGAACCAAAAGAGGACTTTGGAACAATAACATTTGATTTCTTGACAGATAAAATGGAAAAAGATCCTACCGTTACATTTATTAATGCTGGTGTTCCTATGGGATTTGGATTTACAAAAGACAGAAGAGAAAAATTGGATAAACTGAGAAAACAATATGTTGATGTTGGAATTGCTGAAGAACATGCGACAACCTTTTCATCAGGAATGGCAACAAATGGTGCAAAACCAGTATTTGGTGTAATTAGTACTTTTGTTCAAAGAACTTACGACCAAATATCTAATGATATTGCAATAAATAAAGCACCAACAGTTACTTTAGTATTTGGTGGAACATTAAAAGGTATGAACGATGTAACACATTTGGGATACTTTGACATACCAATGATTTCAAATATACCGAATATCGTGTATTTGGCACCAACTACAAAAGAAGAATACTTAGCAATGCTTGACTGGGCGATTGATCAAAATGAAAATCCAGTATTTATAAAAGTGCCTGGTGGAGCAGTTCAACATTCTGAAACTGATGTGGATAAAGATTATTCTAACTTGAATAGTTACAAAGTTGTGGAAAAAGGAAAAGATGTGGCGATTGTTGGATTGGGAGAATTTTTTGCGTTAGGTAAAGAAGTGAAGGAATTGTTGAAAGAAAAAGATGGAATTGACGCAACATTAATAAATCCTAGATTTATAAGTGGTCTTGATGAAAATTTATTAAATGAATTAAAACAAAATCATAAATTGGTAGTTACATTGGAAAGTGGTCAAAAAGAAGGTGGATTTGGAACGAAAATTTCTAGTTTCTACGGTACTTCTGACATGAAAGTGCTTAATGTAGGTGCTAAAAAAGAATTTACTGATGAAGTTCCTTATGATGTATTTTTTGAGGAAAATAGACTTACGAAAGAACAGATTGTTGAGGATATTTTAATGGCTATTAAATAA
- the rplM gene encoding 50S ribosomal protein L13 has translation MSKYTVMQKKEEVVRNWYEIDAEGKVLGKLATEIAVRLMGKHKPSYTPHVDGGDFVIVLNADKIAVTGNKLLDKKYYRHSGYPGGLKVRSLEEMLQKQPTEVIRKAVERMLPKNKLGSQMINRLRLFTGSEHAHTAQKPERIEL, from the coding sequence GTGAGTAAATACACTGTAATGCAAAAAAAAGAAGAAGTTGTAAGAAACTGGTATGAGATAGATGCAGAAGGAAAAGTACTTGGAAAATTAGCTACTGAAATCGCAGTAAGATTAATGGGTAAACATAAACCAAGCTACACACCGCACGTTGACGGAGGAGATTTTGTTATCGTATTAAACGCTGATAAAATCGCTGTAACTGGAAATAAATTATTAGACAAGAAATATTACAGACATAGTGGATATCCAGGTGGATTGAAAGTAAGAAGTTTAGAAGAAATGTTACAAAAACAACCTACTGAAGTAATCAGAAAAGCTGTAGAAAGAATGTTGCCTAAAAACAAATTAGGAAGCCAAATGATTAACAGATTGAGATTATTCACAGGATCTGAACATGCACATACAGCACAAAAACCAGAAAGAATAGAGTTATAG
- the rpsI gene encoding 30S ribosomal protein S9: MAEKIQYLGTGRRKTSVARVRLVPGETGVTINGKDMREYFGGREILAKIVEQPLELTETLNKFGVKVNVNGGGNTGQAGAIRHGVSRALLEADAELRGALKEAGFLTRDSRMVERKKYGKKKARRSPQFSKR; the protein is encoded by the coding sequence GTGGCAGAAAAAATTCAATATTTAGGAACTGGAAGAAGAAAAACTTCAGTAGCAAGAGTAAGATTAGTACCAGGTGAAACTGGAGTGACAATTAATGGAAAAGATATGAGAGAATATTTTGGTGGAAGAGAAATCTTAGCTAAAATCGTAGAACAACCATTAGAATTAACAGAAACTTTAAACAAATTTGGAGTAAAAGTTAATGTAAACGGTGGTGGAAATACAGGTCAAGCAGGAGCTATCAGACACGGTGTTTCAAGAGCATTATTAGAAGCTGACGCTGAATTAAGAGGAGCTTTAAAAGAAGCAGGATTCTTAACAAGAGATTCAAGAATGGTTGAAAGAAAGAAATACGGGAAAAAGAAAGCAAGAAGAAGCCCACAATTCTCAAAAAGATAA
- a CDS encoding tyrosine-type recombinase/integrase: protein MKNDIISKDYSKYIDIGKNTEENTRKPFTNKEIERLWDLLDENDWIDTILILIYTGFRIGELLEIKNSDIDLKDRIIKGGLKTEAGKDRLVPIHSKILKLVENRMNTKNEYLIVNFKGKQMKYDNYYKEKFKPIMEELGMNHKPHDTRHTFATLLSNADANKTSVKKLIGHNSYTTTEKFYTHKDIEELRKAVEKI from the coding sequence ATGAAAAATGATATCATCTCAAAAGATTATAGCAAATATATAGATATCGGAAAAAATACGGAAGAAAACACAAGAAAGCCTTTTACAAATAAAGAGATTGAAAGATTGTGGGATTTGCTGGATGAAAATGACTGGATTGACACTATTCTAATTCTTATTTATACAGGATTTAGAATTGGAGAATTGCTGGAAATTAAAAATAGTGATATTGATTTGAAAGATAGAATCATTAAAGGTGGACTGAAAACAGAAGCTGGTAAAGATAGACTAGTTCCTATCCATTCTAAAATACTAAAACTTGTTGAAAATAGGATGAATACCAAAAACGAATACTTGATTGTAAACTTCAAAGGCAAACAAATGAAATATGATAATTATTACAAAGAAAAATTTAAACCTATTATGGAAGAACTTGGAATGAATCATAAGCCACACGATACTAGACATACATTTGCAACATTACTAAGTAATGCAGACGCAAATAAAACATCAGTTAAGAAATTAATAGGACACAACAGTTATACAACAACTGAAAAATTTTATACTCACAAGGACATTGAAGAGCTGAGAAAAGCGGTGGAAAAGATATAG
- a CDS encoding recombinase RecT, whose protein sequence is MAGTLTNPKKQTKGIVGAATLKSMINDERTKNKFKELLGNKAAGFLTSLLNTTNGNKQLQEAEPQSVLKAGAIAATLDLPIDPNLGFAYVVPYKRKYKDNRGNWQEKNEAQFQLGYKGFIQLAIRTGQYKKINVTELYEGQFESYDPITDELKYNLDGKISDEVTHYIAYFQTTNGFEKYNVMSKEEVREHAKKFSKTFLKSSSSWQTNFDSMAKKTVLKLLLSKFGILSIEMQTAQKVDQAVIKEVEPNGNVEVEYVDSPDNASDIVEEETADNDTQSDNEIVENFNSEDLF, encoded by the coding sequence ATGGCAGGAACTTTAACAAATCCTAAAAAACAAACAAAAGGGATAGTAGGTGCAGCTACACTAAAATCAATGATAAATGATGAAAGAACAAAAAATAAATTCAAAGAATTACTAGGAAACAAGGCAGCTGGATTCTTAACTTCACTGCTGAATACTACAAATGGAAATAAACAATTACAGGAAGCAGAGCCACAAAGCGTTTTGAAGGCTGGAGCAATAGCTGCAACATTGGATTTACCAATTGATCCAAATTTAGGTTTCGCCTATGTTGTGCCTTACAAAAGAAAATACAAAGATAATCGCGGCAACTGGCAAGAAAAGAACGAGGCACAATTTCAATTGGGCTACAAAGGATTTATACAGCTTGCAATTAGAACTGGACAATATAAAAAAATTAATGTTACAGAACTTTACGAAGGACAGTTTGAAAGCTATGATCCAATTACTGATGAGCTTAAATATAATCTTGATGGAAAAATAAGCGATGAAGTAACTCATTATATTGCATATTTTCAAACCACAAATGGATTCGAGAAATACAATGTAATGAGCAAGGAAGAAGTAAGAGAACATGCTAAGAAATTCAGTAAAACATTTCTTAAAAGTTCTTCAAGTTGGCAAACAAATTTTGACAGTATGGCAAAGAAAACTGTATTAAAATTATTGTTGAGTAAATTTGGAATTCTAAGCATTGAAATGCAGACAGCACAGAAAGTAGATCAGGCTGTTATAAAAGAAGTCGAGCCAAACGGAAACGTGGAAGTTGAATATGTAGACAGTCCTGACAATGCAAGCGATATTGTCGAAGAGGAAACAGCAGATAACGATACTCAAAGTGATAATGAAATAGTTGAGAATTTTAATTCAGAAGATTTGTTTTAA
- a CDS encoding YqaJ viral recombinase family protein yields MNYKAISYKNEEEWLSIRKKGIGGSDAGAIMGKNKYRNIIDVWKDKTGRIQNNFASPAAQRGKNLEKNIFNSYKEDNLDKKILEVNKMYIHPKYDFIRANLDGEIVYQDKKGILEIKTTTINKWNKYVEEWQNNIPETYLYQILHYFLVTGYEYAVLVAEIKFECFKNEDTTPFDLDKRLQTIVINRSDWEDEIQELLNKEIEFWECVKNDTEPRMIKSYGG; encoded by the coding sequence GTGAACTATAAAGCAATAAGTTATAAAAACGAAGAAGAATGGCTAAGCATAAGAAAAAAAGGGATTGGTGGAAGCGATGCAGGAGCGATAATGGGAAAGAATAAATATAGAAATATTATTGATGTTTGGAAAGATAAAACTGGAAGAATACAAAATAATTTCGCAAGCCCTGCAGCTCAAAGAGGTAAGAACCTTGAAAAAAATATATTTAATTCCTACAAAGAAGACAATCTCGATAAAAAAATATTAGAAGTCAATAAAATGTACATCCATCCAAAATATGACTTCATACGGGCTAATTTAGATGGAGAAATTGTTTATCAGGATAAAAAAGGGATACTTGAAATAAAGACAACTACAATAAATAAGTGGAATAAATATGTTGAGGAATGGCAGAACAATATTCCTGAAACCTATTTATATCAAATTTTACATTACTTTTTGGTGACTGGCTATGAATACGCCGTATTAGTTGCTGAAATAAAATTTGAATGTTTTAAAAACGAAGATACAACACCGTTTGATCTGGATAAAAGGTTGCAGACAATTGTAATCAATAGGTCAGATTGGGAAGATGAGATACAGGAACTTTTAAATAAAGAAATTGAATTTTGGGAATGTGTCAAAAACGATACAGAACCAAGAATGATAAAAAGTTATGGAGGTTAA
- a CDS encoding ImmA/IrrE family metallo-endopeptidase yields the protein MRKRRNMKLRVKNLVEKYNTSNPYILCEKLNIEIRYFYYEGIKGFFRRILKRKYIVINEKLDEYSKLVVLCHELGHAIYHSSKNKLLMKINFFNYNPELENEANEFAAELMKYQEEVSYEVARNCDLGLQVLEEMKRYIK from the coding sequence ATGAGAAAACGTAGAAATATGAAACTCAGAGTAAAAAATTTGGTAGAGAAATATAATACTAGTAATCCGTATATATTGTGTGAAAAATTAAACATTGAAATAAGATACTTTTATTACGAAGGTATAAAAGGCTTCTTTAGGCGAATATTAAAAAGAAAATACATTGTTATAAATGAAAAACTGGACGAATATTCAAAGTTAGTTGTGCTGTGCCACGAATTAGGACATGCGATTTATCACAGTTCAAAAAATAAACTTCTTATGAAAATTAATTTTTTTAATTATAATCCAGAGTTGGAAAACGAAGCAAATGAATTTGCAGCAGAATTAATGAAATATCAAGAAGAAGTTAGTTATGAAGTTGCTAGAAATTGTGATTTAGGATTGCAAGTGTTGGAAGAAATGAAAAGATATATAAAATAA
- a CDS encoding excalibur calcium-binding domain-containing protein: MKKLFVILTLAFISTNAFTETLYFKNCKEARSKGYKNIKKGEPGYARHLDRDRDGIACESK, translated from the coding sequence ATGAAAAAATTATTTGTAATTTTGACATTAGCATTTATCAGTACTAATGCATTTACGGAAACATTATATTTTAAAAATTGTAAGGAAGCTAGATCAAAAGGCTATAAAAATATCAAAAAGGGTGAGCCTGGATATGCAAGACATTTAGACAGGGATAGAGATGGGATCGCTTGTGAAAGTAAATAA
- a CDS encoding conserved phage C-terminal domain-containing protein — MRFSTYLNNAKCMEWQIKATQGILFSLLYEAPAWAKEEIIENKTYYFVSRNLILDELPMFFEKSDTVYRNLKALQEKGLIEYIKQGKKDLIRITAKGKTWNEFKENNSEKNPSFEENSEKNPNNLGKKSEKESKNSEKNPTNNNTIYNYNNTNILNNIYSSVIDYLNRKTERTGKEKYSSTSPKTQKLIKARLREKYELEDFKTVIDKKCKEWLGTDMEKYLRPETLFGNKFESYLKQKTGGNNNGNTRNKRSYTGNAEKKGFDKHNDYKPDYSKGFDDWN, encoded by the coding sequence ATGAGATTTTCAACATATTTAAACAATGCGAAATGTATGGAGTGGCAAATAAAAGCTACTCAAGGAATTTTATTTTCTTTGCTTTACGAGGCACCTGCTTGGGCAAAAGAAGAAATTATTGAGAATAAAACATATTATTTTGTATCAAGAAATTTGATATTAGATGAACTGCCAATGTTTTTTGAAAAGTCTGATACTGTTTACAGAAATTTGAAAGCACTACAAGAAAAAGGACTTATTGAATATATTAAACAAGGTAAAAAGGATTTAATAAGAATTACTGCAAAAGGTAAAACTTGGAATGAATTTAAAGAAAATAATTCGGAAAAAAATCCGTCTTTTGAAGAAAACTCGGAAAAAAATCCGAATAATCTCGGAAAAAAATCCGAAAAAGAGTCAAAAAACTCGGAAAAAAATCCGACAAATAATAATACTATATATAATTATAATAATACTAATATATTAAATAATATATATAGTTCGGTGATAGATTATTTGAACAGAAAAACAGAACGTACAGGAAAAGAAAAATATAGTTCAACATCACCTAAAACACAAAAACTAATAAAAGCAAGGCTAAGAGAAAAATATGAGCTGGAAGACTTTAAAACCGTTATAGACAAGAAGTGCAAAGAATGGCTAGGCACAGATATGGAGAAATATTTGCGTCCAGAAACGCTTTTTGGAAACAAGTTTGAGAGTTATTTAAAACAAAAAACAGGAGGAAATAACAATGGAAACACAAGGAATAAGAGAAGCTATACAGGAAATGCTGAGAAAAAAGGGTTTGACAAGCACAATGATTATAAGCCAGACTACTCAAAGGGATTCGATGACTGGAATTAG